The Desulforegulaceae bacterium region AAATGAATCTTTCATTTCTTTGAACAAATATAAGGCAAAAAGAGTGTTTATTACTTCTACTTTCGGAGAGAAAGCTGCACACGCTTGATTCGATGAAGCAGGATTCTTTAATATTCCCATTTTAAATGCTGCAGTATCGTACATTCCTATAAGCATAGTGCCAGCAGGGAAAAGCTTAGCTGATGATGAATTCAGGGCTTCTTTTGTGATTTTTTCTTTTGAACCGTATACATAAGAATCATTTAATTCTCCAGCAGTAAACCAAGGGATTTCTCCATGGAAGTATTCAGGCTTTGACCTAGAAGGAGTACCTCCGCTTGTCCAATTACCGATTTCTCCCAATTTATGCAATTTCCATTCTCTTGAATTCTTTACTGGATCTCCAAACATCTCCAAAAACACACTCTGAAGAAGTTTCTGAGTCAACTCATCCGCCTGTGCCCGAAGTTTTCTCGTTTCTTCGGCTTTTTCGAGGATGGAGACGATTTTTTTCTGGGTTTCGAGAGGTGGCAATTTTATATTGATGTTGGAAAAATCAGTTTTATTCAACAATGGAACTACAGCAGAAGAAGCAATATTTTCAAGATAAGGACGTATTTTTTTAATTGTGTAGTACAAAAAATCGGAAACAACTATATTTTCATCCGGAATTATGCTATTTATC contains the following coding sequences:
- a CDS encoding restriction endonuclease subunit S — its product is MEKKLPEGWKEYKIKDIGDVVTGSTPPKKDPENYGGVLPWIKPPDLDIDKFVSTSEETISETGRKKVRLLPKGSVLVSCIGNIGKVAIADTELCTNQQINSIIPDENIVVSDFLYYTIKKIRPYLENIASSAVVPLLNKTDFSNINIKLPPLETQKKIVSILEKAEETRKLRAQADELTQKLLQSVFLEMFGDPVKNSREWKLHKLGEIGNWTSGGTPSRSKPEYFHGEIPWFTAGELNDSYVYGSKEKITKEALNSSSAKLFPAGTMLIGMYDTAAFKMGILKNPASSNQACAAFSPKVEVINTLFALYLFKEMKDSF